One genomic window of Dama dama isolate Ldn47 chromosome 7, ASM3311817v1, whole genome shotgun sequence includes the following:
- the RPL10A gene encoding large ribosomal subunit protein uL1 isoform X1 gives MSSKVSRDTLYEAVREVLHGNQRKRRKFLETVELQISLKNYDPQKDKRFSGTVRLKSTPRPKFSVCVLGDQQHCDEAKAVDIPHMDIEALKKLNKNKKLVKKLAKKYDAFLASESLIKQIPRILGPGLNKAGKFPSLLTHNENMVAKVDEVKSTIKFQMKKVLCLAVAVGHVKMTDDELVYNIHLAVNFLVSLLKKNWQNVRALYIKSTMGKPQRLY, from the exons ATGAG CAGCAAAGTCTCCCGCGACACCCTCTACGAGGCGGTGCGGGAAGTCCTGCACGGGAACCAGCGCAAGCGCAGGAA GTTTTTGGAGACTGTGGAGCTTCAGatcagcctgaagaactatgacccTCAGAAGGACAAACGCTTCTCGGGCACCGTCAG GCTTAAGTCCACTCCCCGCCCCAAGTTCTCCGTGTGTGTCTTGGGGGACCAGCAGCACTGTGATGAGGCCAAGGCTGTGGATATCCCCCACATGGACATTGAGGCGCTGAAGAAACTCAACAAGAATAAGAAACTGGTCAAGAAGCTGG CCAAGAAATACGATGCCTTTTTGGCTTCAGAGTCTCTGATCAAGCAGATCCCCCGAATCCTGGGCCCAGGCCTGAACAAGGCTGGCAAGTTCCCTTCCTTGCTGACCCACAATGAGAACATGGTGGCCAAAGTTGATGAAGTGAAGTCCACAATCAAGTTCCAGATGAAGAAG GTGCTGTGTCTGGCAGTGGCTGTTGGCCACGTgaagatgacagatgatgagcttGTGTACAACATCCACTTAGCTGTCAACTTCCTGGTGTCATTGCTCAAGAAAAATTGGCAGAACGTCAGGGCCTTGTACATTAAGAGCACCATGGGCAAGCCCCAGCGTCTGTACTAA
- the RPL10A gene encoding large ribosomal subunit protein uL1 isoform X2 has translation MSKVSRDTLYEAVREVLHGNQRKRRKFLETVELQISLKNYDPQKDKRFSGTVRLKSTPRPKFSVCVLGDQQHCDEAKAVDIPHMDIEALKKLNKNKKLVKKLAKKYDAFLASESLIKQIPRILGPGLNKAGKFPSLLTHNENMVAKVDEVKSTIKFQMKKVLCLAVAVGHVKMTDDELVYNIHLAVNFLVSLLKKNWQNVRALYIKSTMGKPQRLY, from the exons ATGAG CAAAGTCTCCCGCGACACCCTCTACGAGGCGGTGCGGGAAGTCCTGCACGGGAACCAGCGCAAGCGCAGGAA GTTTTTGGAGACTGTGGAGCTTCAGatcagcctgaagaactatgacccTCAGAAGGACAAACGCTTCTCGGGCACCGTCAG GCTTAAGTCCACTCCCCGCCCCAAGTTCTCCGTGTGTGTCTTGGGGGACCAGCAGCACTGTGATGAGGCCAAGGCTGTGGATATCCCCCACATGGACATTGAGGCGCTGAAGAAACTCAACAAGAATAAGAAACTGGTCAAGAAGCTGG CCAAGAAATACGATGCCTTTTTGGCTTCAGAGTCTCTGATCAAGCAGATCCCCCGAATCCTGGGCCCAGGCCTGAACAAGGCTGGCAAGTTCCCTTCCTTGCTGACCCACAATGAGAACATGGTGGCCAAAGTTGATGAAGTGAAGTCCACAATCAAGTTCCAGATGAAGAAG GTGCTGTGTCTGGCAGTGGCTGTTGGCCACGTgaagatgacagatgatgagcttGTGTACAACATCCACTTAGCTGTCAACTTCCTGGTGTCATTGCTCAAGAAAAATTGGCAGAACGTCAGGGCCTTGTACATTAAGAGCACCATGGGCAAGCCCCAGCGTCTGTACTAA